One Aedes aegypti strain LVP_AGWG unplaced genomic scaffold, AaegL5.0 Primary Assembly AGWG_AaegL5_hic_scaff_1972_PBJ_arrow, whole genome shotgun sequence DNA segment encodes these proteins:
- the LOC110680893 gene encoding zinc transporter ZIP1-like — protein sequence MENSTAPSSEENPDSHGSTGTFSLLLALCVHSLLEGLAIGVQNSSAKVLLLLGAVSAHKFVVAFCLGVEVSSHQLQQGGRRQSSIVQIVIFSLGSVCGIAIGMALDGLDENL from the coding sequence ATGGAAAACTCCACGGCTCCCTCCTCCGAAGAGAACCCAGACTCCCATGGTTCAACCGGGACCTTTAGCCTGCTGCTGGCTCTCTGTGTCCACTCACTGCTCGAAGGCCTAGCCATCGGCGTTCAGAACTCCTCTGCCAAAGTACTTCTACTGTTGGGAGCCGTCAGTGCACACAAATTTGTGGTCGCCTTCTGTTTGGGAGTGGAGGTGAGTTCACACCAACTGCAGCAGGGAGGCCGTCGCCAATCCAGCATAGTGCAGATTGTGATATTTTCGCTGGGCTCGGTCTGCGGTATTGCCATCGGAATGGCCCTGGACGGACTGGACGAAAACCTTTAA